One genomic window of Solanum dulcamara chromosome 12, daSolDulc1.2, whole genome shotgun sequence includes the following:
- the LOC129876394 gene encoding FCS-Like Zinc finger 3-like produces the protein MKSGAAYYSGCEEQYQPHFLDACFLCQRPLAHNTDIFMYRGNTPFCSQECRDEQIEMDEANERKWKKLSSSKTKTETDTNKAVRTGTVAVS, from the exons atgaaGTCAGGTGCAGCATATTACAGTGGATGTGAAGAACAGTATCAACCCCATTTTCTTGATGCTTGTTTTCTTTGCCAAAGACCCTTGGCTCACAACACTGACATCTTTATGTACAG AGGGAACACTCCATTCTGTAGCCAAGAATGCAGGGATGAGCAAATAGAGATGGATGAAGCTAATGAGAGAAAATGGAAAAagctttcttcttctaagacaaaAACAGAAACTGACACAAACAAAGCTGTACGGACAGGCACAGTTGCTGTTTCTTGA